The following is a genomic window from Triplophysa rosa linkage group LG11, Trosa_1v2, whole genome shotgun sequence.
TTTGTTATATATACCTTCTAGAAGACATATTCCTGGttgcattatgtatttataatagtTTTGACCTAAATTTGTGCATACCATTAATCATAAATTAGGTATATGATGGATGGATGAGGCTATGATCTGAAAATCAGACGACACACTAACGTTTACAACTAAAGGATAATTCACCTTACCCACTGTGGATTGTTCTGGCAAAGATAAAAACCTTTCAGCAAGCCCCAGGCGTCCACAGTCTTATCAACCAACCAGCAACCTAAAATTGAAGGCAGAAAAAGTTTAACTGTGCTGGCAGTAGTCAACGAAGCAGAATGtctcaaaaatgacaaattcgGTGGATTTCTAAGAATGTATTTCGCTGTCAGCTATTTAGGTTGGAGTAGCCAGCATTGGTGTTTTTCAAAGACGTTGTTTggacatttgaaaataacattaCAACAATTTTAGCTCTTATCTCACAAACACAGTACATCCGGGCCATTGTACTGTTTTGCTTTAGTCTTTGGCTATATGAATGATCCCTGACCAAAGGTCATTAATCGTTCGTAGCCAAAGACAAAAAAGGAAAACTtagctaaaaatgaaaattcatcattttcACCCTCTTGCTGTTCCAAACacttatgactttcttctgctgtGGAACAAAACCGAGATCATTATACCAGTCACTATGCATTTGCATTGTATTAAAACTCCAATGTTCCAGTGAAGAAAGAATTTCATATAGAACACCCCAAATGACataagtactttttctaaattaactatCTTTCCTTGAATCGTGTTTTGCATTGTGTGCTTTCTGAATCACCTTTAGTTCTTGACTAAAAGTTGACCAATCTTTCATAGAGAAGACACATGAACTGACATCTGAAGTGACCAGCCAAAAGCCTGTTTTGGAAGATTGTGAACCCAAGTCTACTTCCTTTGATAGAGATGTACCATTGGGTATGACCACTCTGAACTACAACAGAGCTTTAATTTCTTACAACCTTGCTTCTTTATTTCACTGTCCATTGCTTAGCTTCATAGGGCAGCTTGCCTTTATTCCATGGCTTCCCATTTTGCTACTTATTCAACTTCTAATTCGGCTTCAGCTTTTGTTTACTTTACCTACCAGTGTTGGAGTAATGATTATGTAGTACTACATATTGTACTAAATCCAAATTCAGATATAATTATCAGGAAATTGTAATAAAGCACTAACTAGAATGAAGCATTATCAGTCTTGCAATGTTTGCCTTGGTTTTTCATCAATGCAATTAGCAGTTTCCAAAAAGTGACTACAGATGTCCAAATGacaatttacatttctgtaaaaCAATACACCTGGAACAACTCAGCACTGACCTTGTTCTCAGAAGCTTCCTGGAAACTTGGTAGAGTTGTTTTGGCCCTGATGCTGTGATGACAAAAGCAGCActctaaagaaaaaaataaataagtgaaCACTAATTGCACATCTTCAAGGCTTATAATATGCAGTTGCAGCAGGATGATGTATTCCCAAGCAACATAATGACTTCCTTTTTAAAGTTTCAAGGCCAGTAAAAGCCCAGGATTTGACAAAGAGAAATTAGTTAGATCTACTCCATCCTTCCGTTTGCATTATAGAATAATACAAGTTCAGGTCATACCAACTACACTAGTGGTGGTTAGAACAGTGTTGCCCAAAACATCCATTTGGTATTTACATGTCAAATTAGTGCGTGACTACATGAGATAAGCTCTTAGATGTCTAATGACAGACAGACGCACCTAtctggtgccgtgacccggacgTCATATGGTATGTTGCATGCTTCCATTCCAAATAATGTCATTTTAGGAAGTAACACCCAGACTAAAGCTCAAGAGGGACAATAATTATCTTATGTTCTCATAGGTGCTGGCTATGATTCATGTGGCTAGAAAGAAACAAAACGGCCCCCTTGTGTCATTACATACTGTGGGACGTCAAGGTCTGAGTAAATGGACTTTAAGACAAGCCTCATTTATCACTTGACCCTCAAGTCCACAATCCCATTGATGCTGTCAGGAATCTAACAGGCTAGTCAAGACAAATGCATTACGGTAGAGTTCTGTATGTTGTATGCTGTATGAAGAGGGAGTGATGTAAATGGATTAGACTACCATTAGCCATAGCTGAATATTTCATGAAAGAGAACATGTTGCTGATGTCAGCAGTCCATAGCTTTAAtggtatttatttaattttaaatgcaagtcCCTCATTTACGAACTGCCATATAGTCTTTCGATGAAATGGCTGAAAGTCTGTAAACCCACTTAAGTGACATGCAATGTTGACTGTCCTCAAATGACTGGATTTGAGAGACAAACAGCGAAAGGGTTTCTATCTTCATATTGGATCTGTTGAGTGCTTCAATTTACCCGACAAATGATGAGTCACTGGAACATACTAAGAATAATAGGGGTTTCAGCAAAGCAATCACTGAATGCATTAAACCTGCTTAAAATGCATTCAAAACACAATGCAAAACGTGCTATACCGCTCAAGTCAGAAAGCGAACGGCAACTCTGCATTAAATTATACTGGCAAATTAAGAGTGCACCAATTCATTGCTTCGTCAGTCATCTTCCTATCAGCCATCAATGCATTACTTACTGAAGCTCACAGAGATGTTGTGGGTCTGTTGGGTCATTGTGGATATTGTGGTCTGATTGGACTGTTGATTTAATTTATGGTTTTGTTTTGGTTATGGTTGTTGTGAACGTTGAAACCTGTGATTGAATGTGAGTTAAAAAGGCACTTTTATAAGCAGTGATCCCATGACTACCTGACCCTACTGCATTGAATCCTCATTTTACCTCCACTGATCCACAATTTTGGCAAATCCCATGTTGTAGTCTACATCTAGCTAATTCAGCTTAGCAAGCACTCCTTATTGTAAAAGTGCCTTTATCTCAAAGTTTAGTGTGCAGTTTTCAAAACACTGGATTGTGACTTTTGATATCAAGAGAGAaacttgtttgttgtttgtgttgtgtttgagcTCCTTATCTGTTTTTACCTCATTTTCGTTTCTTGAttccttttctttttctgcCTCTAATGTTGATTGTGGAGAGAGGGTGGTTGAGTGTTGCTAATTCTGCAATTGTCTGTGGCTGTTCCTATCATTCTGCCTTCCACGTCATCAGAAGATTTAACCCCAGGAAGTCTGCCAGAGAGTGGCCGGAGCAGTGCGGCATCAGTGGATGAGGAGGGAGAGCAGGAGAACGGGGAAAGGGAGAAATCTGTCAGCCCACACCAGTCACCCGCGTCCCCACATCTGCAGACCCTTTCCGCAGGGTTGGGTTCAGGGATCATGGGCTTTGACAGCCAAGAAAAGAAGAGTCCCTCAGAGAAGATGTCTGATCACAGTCCCAGTGGGCTTGAGGATGAGAAAGAGGAGAATGAAACAAAACGTTCTTGTTCTCCTGATGTGGATGCGCCTTCTGGAAATGATATCAATATGGAAGAACAGAAAAATGGTGAAGATGATTATGATGAAGACAAGGACAGAGAAGATGTTGTGGATGATGAAGAAGAGAAAGAAACTGGAGATAATTTGGTATGCAGTTCTGTTGCCCCAGGTTTGACATCTCAAAAAGATGATCGATTTAATAGCGAACACGAAGCCCCTACTCATCTTTCCATGACCCCAGAGGAAGCTAAAAAGCGTGGCCTATCCTTCGACTACACCGAACCTCAGGATCCAGGTCAGCAGAGTGCCCCTGCGGGCTGGGAGTGCAGTTCTGACAAAACGCCACCGGAAAGCAAGAGCCCAGACTCCTGTCGGGCAGATCCAGGCTCTCCTCTTTCTCCCATTGGTGCGGCCGAGCCCACCCATCAGGAGTTGTCACTCACAGACGTCCATACCAATGCTCgtgaggaagaagaggaagtaccagaagaagaagaggatgaGAGCAGCATTCCTCCATGTTCCCAAGAGACGGCAGAACCCAAGATGGAACATGAAGCAGATTCAGAGGAACACAAAGAACCCAAAGAAGCAAAAGAGGACAAGCAAGATAAAGCAGAGAAATACTTGGAGACAAGTGAGGATCTTATTGAAATGCAAAATCTCCAGTCTGTTGCCAAACCAGAACCTGATGCTGATGCTGCTCCTGCTAAAGATACCGTCAAGCCCAGCGCTCAAGTAATGCCAAGCAAAGGAGCTCCCATCAAAGAATCCCCTGCCAAAAAAACCAAGAAACCTGTTGCCACGGTCACTGCCACCCCTTACCCCAAATCTGCTCCAAAACTTCAGAAAACTCCCTCCAAAGATGCTGCTCCGGCCATAAAATCAAGTGTCCCATCCAAAGGTCTGTTTTCCGTTCTGTTCCCCAATCTCCCCACAGCCTCTTCCTCTTTCACAGATATTTTATTTCTCttccatttttcttttcttttaagtaGAGCAGTAGACTTATGCAGTTCCCTTTCTGAAAAGCGCACACCAATGTGTCCGGTTGAAGAAACGGGCTGCTCGTAGCCACAAAATCTCTCTCTCGACCCTTTGTGCCCTGTCTTTTTATCTATATTGCTTACCTCTCTGTGTGTGCTCAGTGTTATTCTGCCTGTGTTTGTGACTAACTTTGTGCATTGGCTGGCACAATTTTTTACCTGTCCCTCGGTAATGCATGTCACCTCTGCATGTATGTTGAATGTATCACTCACAGAACCATGTCTGGGAACACCCGTTTCCCAGATGTCCATTttgataaacatttataaacataacCCAGTGGACCTAAAAGTCAATGAAGATGGGGTTGACTATAATACATACTGAAAGGAGAAGGTCAGTATTTGCTGCTGGGTTCAAGACAGAACATACACTAAGGGGTGGTTTTcaggacagggcttaagcctagtccaagacttatttaaatgttagagatgtcttgatcgaaaacaaattgcactggcatatcttaaaatatatgtttttttgtaaagtatgttttttttaaatgacttaaataaactagtttaactaaggcctagtcctggtttaagataatccctgtccgggaaaccgcccctaaatgtCTCAAACAGCTGTGCAGACGTCTTCCACAAAAAAGATCAGATAGCTAAAACAACTCAAAACGCACATACATGCATTAAGAAAATCTGGCTCGATAGTGTGAAACTTTGCAAAGCAAAACTATCTTAAGGCATTTATACGAGAAATCTGACAAGCCAATAGCAATGCTTGCAAGGCAGCTGAATGCAATGCAATGCGATGcaattttttaccttttttgcaGTTAATTGATCTCAAAATACTTAGTATTacttaaatacaataaaactataaaacaaGTATATAATCTTAAATGCAACAACTTGTGGGAGACTAAATGAATTGTTGTGCCTGAACTATGACAATACTCAGTCAAGGTACtgtaattgatttttttcagcATTTGTTGTCTTTGTTGTCTGCAGGTTTTTGCAAACACTTTtggacagtgtttttttttgtaggaaattttagttttttattttagatgaaACTTTATGAAGTCATGTCATAGCAGAATCTGTATAATGAATTGCTATTGATCATTTTTTAACATCTATAGACACTGCAAAACAGTTTGGACATTCAAATAGAAAACAAGATAAATGACTGTCATGACATGCATAAACTCAATGCAATGATGTGTCATTGCATTTAAGTAGATATAGCATTAAACTAAAGATTTAACATTGTTTCTTTTCTGCCTTGCAAGCACTGGGACTGTATTTCCTTATGGAAAAGCAACAATTACATAACTGTTAGCTTAGGCTTCACGGTTTATTCATTCCTTATGTTTTGGCATAGTTAAATATTGTCCTGCACAAATCAAATTACACAAAATCATGGTCTTAACATTCATTCTATATACATGAATTCATGTATGTAGTCTGTTTCTGAAAGTATATAGCAAACATACATAAAAACCTGAAATGCTGAAATTGCTGCTTCTGGGAAGAGGACTCTCAGCATCTTTGAGTACATATACTGTAGACTGGTGTCTTCCTGATGATAAATTTTAATCGCAGGTGACTTAAAATGTGACTATGTGAACACTCTTTCTTACCGTTTCTTTATTGTTCTTCCTACAGCCAAGACTGGAGCAGGAGGGGCTTCTGAGAAAAAGGTAGAGTTATTATCACAGATAATGACATGAATAACAACTGCAAGGTCATTCTTtcatatttaaagtttttttttacacattatcaAAAATTCATAATTCTCATGTTATGTTTGAGGTTTCAGAGCCCACACAGGTGTTATATAGCTTGTAAAACATGCGTAACATCGAAGCATCAGGCTGATATTTTTTTCCCTAATAAATAAtcatgaaaacattttgaatagTGCATAAACTAATCgttcacatttttgaaaatgtcaaccCTCCCTTCCTCAACAACTTTAGTAATATCTAATCTACCTACTATAAGTTAAAttatcaaaaaatatttatattaaaaaagaatttcgtaattttgttaattaataaattactaccattatatttgtatgtatagtCTCTGATACCCTGAACATAAAAAAGGTTCATGAGGGttaataatgcattttgttttattttatatttttaacagcatcTTCCATctttcagttcattatattatttattgcttttttcttctttcattCTCTCAAACAAATAAGATACTCACCACAATCACGCATGCTAAATCTACACCTACATCTACCCCTCAAAGAGGGTGTACAGCATCAGGCATCCCAAGCAAAAATCCCCCTGCCTCCTCCTCAACTCCATCATGTTGTTTAAGCAATCCAGGCTCTGTAAACTCTGTAAAAGGGCCCCAAAGTGCAGGAGCCAGGGAGTCCAGGGCCACGGTAAGTACTCCTGGCCATCCCTAACCATCAGCCTGTTTTGGTCAAAAAGTCCTATACATGAGACCTTATTGCAAAACTGTACTTTTGCATACCATATCCAATACAACAAAAATGGAGACCCAATGAGGAGGTTGAATGTACAACACCTAAAAAGAACACAAGAGTCAACATACCGTATATGAGAGgtgacaaataaaacataaatgtgtcctatgatgTGACAGCAAAAccttagaaaaaaataacaatgaagataaatctctcctacgctattttatattatacatataaataaatataaaaataatattattttatgaagggtttggttccaaaatgagataactaaaNatggtctaaagcgcaaggCGCAAGTAGActtagggcgtgtccgaatccactttttcTAGTTTAAGGATGGGAAGAATGGTCTAAAAGGGTTGTCCCTTTTtgtcatgggtgtgttttgggcaaaacgtgcagtaaaccagtCAGAGTCCCATCTCCCATTCCCtataagagccagttgcgctagCACCATGGCGGATTTGCTATTTACACAGCAAAATTTgtaagagcaaagactggacgcttctccagtgaggaaacgcatctgctcgtgcaCAAGGTTAAAGCGCGTGAGaagaccatctacaggacaagtcggattttttatctttatgtatacaataataatcttttaaattataatctatttatttgtaatatttggcattgtgtgctgctgtgcgtccctctgtgtgtaataagcagaatgtatgCACGCTGTGTAACCGCCTATAGGCGCATATTAGCCTACTAACgagctctttaaataacaaaaaaatattgcgccgttgactttagaccaggtttcacttggtcaatggcgcagtctatttcagtTACTTctaaatagcaacgcgccaacaatgcgcctgaacacacctcgttttcagaccagcatgcccatgggcgcacaagtgggtgcaaatgcatttgctatttaaacaacgtggtGCAGGACGTGAAAATGGAAACTGCAtcaggctgaaactagcaaaaaacacTTGCGTCACGCCTGGTACCACATTGCACCATGTGTACGATTGGGCCCATAGTCTCTATTGCTCACTCATTGTGTCTATGATAAATCAATCACCTCCACCAGACTGTGATGTGGATCTTAAAAAAACAGCCCAgatggacaaacaaagattctTGTCCAGAAGCTTTTAACTACAATCTTTATTTACTAGTTGTGTGTTCATACTTTGTCAAACATGCATGACTGAATTACCTTCCCTCCTCCAGGCTGGTGTTTGAGGTTCTCAGTGGAGCCAATCTTGGACCTGACGTTCTTCAGGTCAGGCAAGGGTGCAACAGGGGCGATGGGGGCGCGGGATCTCAGCGAACCGGGCGATTTAGGCGGGGTGCGGACCACGGCTACTTTCTTCACCTGTTGTCCAGGTGTAGAGGAGCGACTGGCCGGGCTGCTGCAACCACTGCGGTCTGGGGTTTTGGGTGAGTCCGCTGCCATATGAACACAACAAAATACAGAGTTTTCAGTTTCCAAGAAGCTTTTATGGGGTTTTTCTGCATTGATGTTATCAATTCTGGCAGTAAGGAGCTACAGC
Proteins encoded in this region:
- the maptb gene encoding microtubule-associated protein tau isoform X4, yielding MDHQDHMNSGQVGDSPDIGNMSINDGHQQDLKNGTAAYMGPGDGPVKEKTHELTSEVTSQKPVLEDCEPKSTSFDRDVPLEDLTPGSLPESGRSSAASVDEEGEQENGEREKSVSPHQSPASPHLQTLSAGLGSGIMGFDSQEKKSPSEKMSDHSPSGLEDEKEENETKRSCSPDVDAPSGNDINMEEQKNGEDDYDEDKDREDVVDDEEEKETGDNLVCSSVAPGLTSQKDDRFNSEHEAPTHLSMTPEEAKKRGLSFDYTEPQDPGQQSAPAGWECSSDKTPPESKSPDSCRADPGSPLSPIGAAEPTHQELSLTDVHTNAREEEEEVPEEEEDESSIPPCSQETAEPKMEHEADSEEHKEPKEAKEDKQDKAEKYLETSEDLIEMQNLQSVAKPEPDADAAPAKDTVKPSAQVMPSKGAPIKESPAKKTKKPVATVTATPYPKSAPKLQKTPSKDAAPAIKSSVPSKAKTGAGGASEKKVGDARTKAVGIKPQGVGTKIPAALRMEQRRAGPGSIERADSPKTPDRSGCSSPASRSSTPGQQVKKVAVVRTPPKSPGSLRSRAPIAPVAPLPDLKNVRSKIGSTENLKHQPGGGKIQILHKKIDLSNVQSKCGSKANIRHKPGGGNVEIKSEKLDFKAQSKVGSLDNIGHVPGGGQKRIESQKLNFREQAKARTDHGAEIVYQPTDVSMDGSPRRLSNVSSSGSLNMTDPPQLSTLADQVSASLAKQGL
- the LOC130561335 gene encoding microtubule-associated protein tau-like, which translates into the protein MEQRRAGPGSIERADSPKTPDRSGCSSPASRSSTPGQQVKKVAVVRTPPKSPGSLRSRAPIAPVAPLPDLKNVRSKIGSTENLKHQPGGGKVIQSCMFDKV
- the maptb gene encoding microtubule-associated protein tau isoform X5, producing the protein MDHQDHMNSGQVGDSPDIGNMSINDGHQQDLKNGTAAYMGPGDGPVKEDLTPGSLPESGRSSAASVDEEGEQENGEREKSVSPHQSPASPHLQTLSAGLGSGIMGFDSQEKKSPSEKMSDHSPSGLEDEKEENETKRSCSPDVDAPSGNDINMEEQKNGEDDYDEDKDREDVVDDEEEKETGDNLVCSSVAPGLTSQKDDRFNSEHEAPTHLSMTPEEAKKRGLSFDYTEPQDPGQQSAPAGWECSSDKTPPESKSPDSCRADPGSPLSPIGAAEPTHQELSLTDVHTNAREEEEEVPEEEEDESSIPPCSQETAEPKMEHEADSEEHKEPKEAKEDKQDKAEKYLETSEDLIEMQNLQSVAKPEPDADAAPAKDTVKPSAQVMPSKGAPIKESPAKKTKKPVATVTATPYPKSAPKLQKTPSKDAAPAIKSSVPSKAKTGAGGASEKKVGDARTKAVGIKPQGVGTKIPAALRMEQRRAGPGSIERADSPKTPDRSGCSSPASRSSTPGQQVKKVAVVRTPPKSPGSLRSRAPIAPVAPLPDLKNVRSKIGSTENLKHQPGGGKITIVHKKIDMSNVEARCGSKGNIKHVPGGGNIQILHKKIDLSNVQSKCGSKANIRHKPGGGNVEIKSEKLDFKAQSKVGSLDNIGHVPGGGQKRIESQKLNFREQAKARTDHGAEIVYQPTDVSMDGSPRRLSNVSSSGSLNMTDPPQLSTLADQVSASLAKQGL
- the maptb gene encoding microtubule-associated protein tau isoform X2 — protein: MDHQDHMNSGQVGDSPDIGNMSINDGHQQDLKNGTAAYMGPGDGPVKEKTHELTSEVTSQKPVLEDCEPKSTSFDRDVPLEDLTPGSLPESGRSSAASVDEEGEQENGEREKSVSPHQSPASPHLQTLSAGLGSGIMGFDSQEKKSPSEKMSDHSPSGLEDEKEENETKRSCSPDVDAPSGNDINMEEQKNGEDDYDEDKDREDVVDDEEEKETGDNLVCSSVAPGLTSQKDDRFNSEHEAPTHLSMTPEEAKKRGLSFDYTEPQDPGQQSAPAGWECSSDKTPPESKSPDSCRADPGSPLSPIGAAEPTHQELSLTDVHTNAREEEEEVPEEEEDESSIPPCSQETAEPKMEHEADSEEHKEPKEAKEDKQDKAEKYLETSEDLIEMQNLQSVAKPEPDADAAPAKDTVKPSAQVMPSKGAPIKESPAKKTKKPVATVTATPYPKSAPKLQKTPSKDAAPAIKSSVPSKAKTGAGGASEKKVGDARTKAVGIKPQGVGTKIPADSPKTPDRSGCSSPASRSSTPGQQVKKVAVVRTPPKSPGSLRSRAPIAPVAPLPDLKNVRSKIGSTENLKHQPGGGKITIVHKKIDMSNVEARCGSKGNIKHVPGGGNIQILHKKIDLSNVQSKCGSKANIRHKPGGGNVEIKSEKLDFKAQSKVGSLDNIGHVPGGGQKRIESQKLNFREQAKARTDHGAEIVYQPTDVSMDGSPRRLSNVSSSGSLNMTDPPQLSTLADQVSASLAKQGL
- the maptb gene encoding microtubule-associated protein tau isoform X1, with translation MDHQDHMNSGQVGDSPDIGNMSINDGHQQDLKNGTAAYMGPGDGPVKEKTHELTSEVTSQKPVLEDCEPKSTSFDRDVPLEDLTPGSLPESGRSSAASVDEEGEQENGEREKSVSPHQSPASPHLQTLSAGLGSGIMGFDSQEKKSPSEKMSDHSPSGLEDEKEENETKRSCSPDVDAPSGNDINMEEQKNGEDDYDEDKDREDVVDDEEEKETGDNLVCSSVAPGLTSQKDDRFNSEHEAPTHLSMTPEEAKKRGLSFDYTEPQDPGQQSAPAGWECSSDKTPPESKSPDSCRADPGSPLSPIGAAEPTHQELSLTDVHTNAREEEEEVPEEEEDESSIPPCSQETAEPKMEHEADSEEHKEPKEAKEDKQDKAEKYLETSEDLIEMQNLQSVAKPEPDADAAPAKDTVKPSAQVMPSKGAPIKESPAKKTKKPVATVTATPYPKSAPKLQKTPSKDAAPAIKSSVPSKAKTGAGGASEKKVGDARTKAVGIKPQGVGTKIPAALRMEQRRAGPGSIERADSPKTPDRSGCSSPASRSSTPGQQVKKVAVVRTPPKSPGSLRSRAPIAPVAPLPDLKNVRSKIGSTENLKHQPGGGKITIVHKKIDMSNVEARCGSKGNIKHVPGGGNIQILHKKIDLSNVQSKCGSKANIRHKPGGGNVEIKSEKLDFKAQSKVGSLDNIGHVPGGGQKRIESQKLNFREQAKARTDHGAEIVYQPTDVSMDGSPRRLSNVSSSGSLNMTDPPQLSTLADQVSASLAKQGL
- the maptb gene encoding microtubule-associated protein tau isoform X3, producing MDHQDHMNSGQVGDSPDIGNMSINDGHQQDLKNGTAAYMGPGDGPVKEKTHELTSEVTSQKPVLEDCEPKSTSFDRDVPLEDLTPGSLPESGRSSAASVDEEGEQENGEREKSVSPHQSPASPHLQTLSAGLGSGIMGFDSQEKKSPSEKMSDHSPSGLEDEKEENETKRSCSPDVDAPSGNDINMEEQKNGEDDYDEDKDREDVVDDEEEKETGDNLVCSSVAPGLTSQKDDRFNSEHEAPTHLSMTPEEAKKRGLSFDYTEPQDPGQQSAPAGWECSSDKTPPESKSPDSCRADPGSPLSPIGAAEPTHQELSLTDVHTNAREEEEEVPEEEEDESSIPPCSQETAEPKMEHEADSEEHKEPKEAKEDKQDKAEKYLETSEDLIEMQNLQSVAKPEPDADAAPAKDTVKPSAQVMPSKGAPIKESPAKKTKKPVATVTATPYPKSAPKLQKTPSKDAAPAIKSSVPSKAKTGAGGASEKKVGDARTKAVGIKPQGVGTKIPAALRMEQRRAGPGSIERADSPKTPDRSGCSSPASRSSTPGQQVKKVAVVRTPPKSPGSLRSRAPIAPVAPLPDLKNVRSKIGSTENLKHQPGGGKITIVHKKIDMSNVEARCGSKGNIKHVPGGGNIQILHKKIDLSNVQSKCGSKANIRHKPGGGNVEIKSEKLDFKAQSKVGSLDNIGHVPGGGQKRREKEADAQTSKASSNGDAVHPNDGNMPFDPPSSEGISLVMSEGLN